One Streptomyces sp. SAI-135 DNA segment encodes these proteins:
- a CDS encoding DUF5931 domain-containing protein yields the protein MAKQVRVMRMSVEQPLWRALTGYRVLTMLYAVGLFASQYDDYDRPGIAITYYVVLCVWTLATLPCVQNAAACTKRFLAVDLAVALTGIVLTPLVVDQHHIDSGGPTLPSIWTAGSVLAFAIKGGWRWAALASTPVAAANLIERGHPARDTVHNVILVWVASIAIGYVVEVARASERTLARALEIEAATRERERLARDIHDSVLQVLAMVQRRGAVIGGEAAELGRMAGEQEVALRTLVSGGLTAVSRVSEDAAQGAVVHVVDDEPDDEGPLDLRALLTPYASAKVSLVEPGAPVPLPPPAARELAAAVGAALDNVHRHAGEHARAWILVEDEPDEVIVTVRDDGPGIPEGRLAQAEGEGRLGVALSIRGRLRELGGSAELISPPGQGTEVELKVPKVSRGKAGQR from the coding sequence ATGGCCAAACAAGTACGCGTCATGCGCATGTCCGTCGAGCAGCCGCTGTGGCGTGCCCTGACCGGCTACCGCGTGCTGACCATGCTGTACGCCGTCGGGCTCTTCGCCAGCCAGTACGACGACTACGACCGGCCCGGCATCGCCATCACCTACTACGTCGTCCTGTGCGTCTGGACGCTCGCCACGCTGCCCTGCGTCCAGAACGCGGCCGCGTGCACCAAGCGCTTCCTCGCCGTGGACCTCGCCGTCGCGCTCACCGGGATCGTGCTGACCCCGCTGGTCGTCGACCAGCACCACATCGACAGCGGCGGTCCCACTCTGCCGTCGATATGGACCGCCGGTTCCGTCCTCGCCTTCGCCATCAAGGGCGGCTGGCGCTGGGCCGCGCTCGCCTCCACGCCGGTCGCCGCCGCCAACCTGATCGAGCGCGGCCACCCGGCCCGCGACACCGTCCACAACGTGATCCTCGTCTGGGTCGCCTCCATCGCGATCGGCTACGTCGTCGAGGTCGCCCGCGCCTCCGAGCGCACCCTCGCCCGCGCCCTGGAGATCGAGGCGGCGACCCGGGAGCGCGAGCGGCTGGCCCGGGACATCCACGACAGCGTCCTCCAGGTGCTCGCCATGGTGCAGCGCCGGGGCGCGGTGATCGGCGGCGAGGCGGCCGAGCTGGGCCGGATGGCCGGTGAGCAGGAGGTGGCGCTGCGCACCCTGGTCTCCGGCGGCCTGACGGCCGTGTCCCGGGTGTCCGAGGACGCGGCCCAGGGGGCGGTCGTCCACGTCGTCGACGACGAGCCGGACGACGAGGGCCCCCTCGACCTGCGCGCCCTGCTGACCCCGTACGCCTCGGCGAAGGTCTCCCTCGTCGAGCCCGGCGCCCCCGTCCCGCTGCCCCCGCCCGCCGCGCGCGAGCTGGCCGCGGCCGTCGGGGCCGCCCTGGACAACGTGCACCGGCACGCCGGTGAGCACGCGCGCGCGTGGATCCTCGTCGAGGACGAGCCCGACGAGGTGATCGTGACCGTACGGGACGACGGACCCGGCATCCCCGAGGGCCGGCTCGCCCAGGCCGAGGGCGAGGGGCGGCTCGGGGTGGCCCTGTCGATCCGGGGCCGGCTGCGCGAGCTCGGCGGCAGTGCCGAGCTGATCTCGCCTCCGGGGCAGGGCACGGAGGTCGAGCTGAAGGTACCGAAGGTCTCCCGGGGGAAGGCAGGACAGCGATGA